Proteins from a single region of Chanodichthys erythropterus isolate Z2021 chromosome 13, ASM2448905v1, whole genome shotgun sequence:
- the si:dkey-220k22.3 gene encoding uncharacterized protein si:dkey-220k22.3 — protein sequence MDTARAARAHIIWTSIALVLILIATCLTYIFMSKVSGCQRIKNVNDSTIESMFRHQVSQEKWLLKACNHTDNRLVWDDEWEAHKSQGESILDQNRTWIVVREKGVYLVYVQANFELKPQKDTEKLNLLVDLNYGEKTEIFTAAHDTWVVNGNTSIDAKLNTFLLMYMQSTNQLSVRVFPSNLVNYNARPFSTFITIIKWADDW from the exons ATGGATACAGCACGCGCAGCTAGAGCGCATATTATCTGGACATCGATAGCTTTGGTCCTCATTTTAATCGCAACATGCTTGACATATATCTTCATGTCGAAG GTGTCTGGATGCCAAAGAATTAAAAACGTGAATG actCCACAATAGAAAGTATGTTCAGACATCAAGTCTCTCAAGAAAAATGGCTTCTAAAAG CTTGCAATCACACAGATAACCGTTTGGTTTGGGATGATGAGTGGGAGGCCCACAAGAGTCAGGGTGAGAGCATTCTGGACCAAAACAGAACGTGGATAGTTGTACGAGAGAAAGGGGTTTACCTGGTCTACGTACAGGCGAACTTTGAGCTAAAGCCACAGAAGGATACTGAAAAACTCAATCTTTTAGTGGATCTCAATTATGGTGAGAAAACTGAGATTTTTACAGCCGCACATGACACTTGGGTGGTGAATGGCAACACGTCTATAGATGCAAAGCTCAACACTTTCCTTCTGATGTACATGCAATCAACAAACCAGTTATCAGTCAGAGTATTTCCAAGCAATTTGGTGAACTATAATGCACGACCCTTCTCCACCTTCATCACTATCATAAAATGGGCAGACGACTGGTAG